A genome region from Megalobrama amblycephala isolate DHTTF-2021 linkage group LG16, ASM1881202v1, whole genome shotgun sequence includes the following:
- the LOC125248288 gene encoding E3 ubiquitin/ISG15 ligase TRIM25-like — MMETLQKTSLQTAAVECDVCTTEKNRAVKSCLQCLASFCQTHLQLHYESPAFMKHKLVEASRNIQENICLSHGKLLEIYCLDDHQCICCLCVTDNHKKHNVVSMDSEWTSKKKELKEMKVACQKLIQERERGQRELREAVESSALETMEDIEKVFTELICSLEKKRSEIKEQIRAQEKTEIDRAEELHKHLDQELTELRKRQAEIEKLLITEDQIQCLKSCQSVCVLPSFEDVPSFTQHTHLSFKDISISAFKEVLEDVYQQQTARISREDFCELHLDPNTAHKNLELSEENRKISGSDEAQQYPDHPERFDEFPYILCREGLYGRCYWEVECSGKNWAVAVCYKGLGCKGNSEDCGLGSNKKSWRLGYYQHNFGFIHAKIKVRIPAVCSSRIGVYLDHRAGTLSFYSVSDTMTLLHRVQTTFTEPLYPAFLNGQGSSVRIIEQKKRSIIKPEFIP, encoded by the exons ATGATGGAGACGCTGCAGAAGACGTCCCTACAAACGGCTGCTGTGGAGTGTGATGTTTGCACTACAGAGAAGAACAGAGCTGTAAAGTCCTGTCTGCAGTGCTTGGCCTCCTTCTGTCAAACTCACCTGCAGCTTCACTATGAATCTCCTGCGTTTATGAAGCACAAACTAGTCGAAGCTTCCAGAAACATTCAGGAGAACATCTGCCTCAGTCATGGGAAACTTCTGGAGATTTACTGCCTGGATGATCATCAAtgtatttgttgtttgtgtgtgacTGACAATCATAAAAAACACAAtgtggtgtctatggattcagAATGGACTAGTAAAAAG AAAGAGTTAAAGGAGATGAAGGTGGCGTGTCAGAAGCTGATCCAGGAGCGAGAGAGAGGTCAGCGGGAACTCAGAGAAGCTGTTGAA AGTTCAGCTCTAGAGACCATGGAGGACATTGAGAAggtcttcactgagctcatctgCTCTCTTGAGAAGAAACGCTCTGAGATTAAAGAGCAGATCAGAGCTCAGGAGAAGACTGAGATAGATCGAGCAGAGGAACTTCACAAACATCTGGATCAAGAGCTGACAGAACTCAGAAAAAGACAAGCAGAGATTGAGAAACTTCTGATTACTGAAGATCAGATCCAGTGTCTGAAG AGCTgtcagtctgtgtgtgttttacctTCATTTGAAGACGTTCCCAGCTTCACTCAACACACTCATCtgtcttttaaagacatttcaaTCTCAGCGTTTAAGGAGGTTTTGGAGGACGTCTATCAACAGCAAACAGCCAGAATATCACGAGAAG ATTTCTGTGAACTTCAcctggatccaaacacagcacACAAAAACCTTGAACTGTCAGAAGAGAACAGGAAAATATCGGGTTCAGATGAAGCTCAGCAATATCCTGATCACCCAGAGAGATTTGATGAGTTTCCCTACATCTTGTGTCGAGAGGGTTTGTACGgtcgctgttactgggaggtcGAGTGCAGTGGCAAAAATTGGGCTGTAGCAGTTTGTTACAAAGGCCTTGGATGTAAAGGAAACAGTGAAGACTGTGGACTTGGCTCCAACAAAAAATCATGGAGATTGGGCTATTATCAGCATAATTTCGGTTTCATACATGCTAAAATAAAGGTCCGTATCCCTGCTGTCTGCTCCtctagaataggagtgtatctGGATCACagagcaggaactctgtccttctacagcgtctctgacacaATGACTCTCCTTCACAGAGTCCAGACCACTTTCACTGAACCCTTATACCCTGCTTTTCTAAATGGACAAGGTTCATCTGTCAGGATCATAGAGCAGAAAAAAAGATCAATTATAAAACCAGAATTTATTCCATAA